In Halobaculum limi, one DNA window encodes the following:
- a CDS encoding PLP-dependent cysteine synthase family protein: MDDSILDTIGSPLVRVASPPDATVAAKLESRNPGGSAKDRPAVNMIERAERTGDLSPGDCLVEPTSGNTGIGLAMAGAAKGYDVTLVMPASKSEERRRLMAAYGAELELVEGGIEEAKARADELEADGMVQLRQFENSANPDAHYETTAEEILDQLDGRTPDALVAGVGTGGTISGIGRRLREEFPAMDVVAVEPTDSAVLSGEEPTADSFQGMGPGFVSPNLDTDLLDGVLTVDVDEAEAECQRLAREEGILVGQSSGASNVRAKDVAAAFAAGEDPGYADIAVDGWEPRDDDRVGVADGDPLVLTVFWDSGERYLSTGLFD, from the coding sequence ATGGACGATTCGATCCTCGACACCATCGGCTCACCGTTGGTCCGGGTAGCGTCGCCGCCGGACGCGACGGTGGCGGCGAAACTGGAGTCGCGAAATCCCGGTGGATCTGCGAAAGACCGGCCGGCGGTCAACATGATCGAACGCGCCGAGCGAACGGGCGACCTCTCGCCGGGAGATTGCCTCGTGGAACCAACCTCGGGTAACACGGGCATCGGCCTCGCGATGGCGGGCGCGGCGAAGGGCTACGACGTGACGCTCGTGATGCCCGCCTCTAAAAGCGAGGAGCGTCGCCGACTGATGGCCGCCTACGGTGCGGAGTTGGAACTCGTCGAGGGCGGCATCGAGGAGGCGAAGGCCCGCGCCGACGAACTGGAGGCCGACGGGATGGTCCAACTCCGGCAGTTCGAGAACAGTGCGAACCCGGACGCCCACTACGAGACGACGGCCGAGGAAATACTCGACCAACTCGACGGCCGCACGCCGGACGCCCTCGTCGCCGGCGTCGGCACCGGCGGGACGATTTCGGGCATCGGCCGCCGTCTCCGCGAGGAGTTCCCCGCGATGGACGTCGTCGCGGTCGAACCCACCGATTCCGCGGTGCTCTCGGGCGAGGAACCGACCGCCGACTCCTTCCAGGGGATGGGGCCGGGCTTCGTCAGCCCGAACCTCGACACGGACCTGCTCGACGGCGTCCTCACCGTCGACGTCGACGAGGCGGAGGCGGAGTGTCAACGCCTCGCCCGCGAGGAGGGTATCCTCGTCGGGCAGTCCTCGGGCGCGTCGAACGTCCGCGCGAAGGACGTTGCTGCCGCGTTCGCCGCGGGCGAGGACCCCGGCTACGCCGACATCGCTGTCGACGGCTGGGAGCCACGCGACGACGACCGCGTCGGCGTCGCCGACGGCGACCCGCTAGTGCTGACCGTGTTCTGGGACTCCGGCGAGCGATACCTCTCGACGGGGCTGTTCGACTGA
- a CDS encoding DUF5804 family protein codes for MTTVCLVGDPETDLRYELLSRETARDALATYDLRSPFENSIALDTVSLGAAVSLCNDLNWYLVRFVDEVLIMEPSVSTEEWLSRDLATAVRNDAIRREETDQFLKLYGVEENRLVEPMYLARSDDADLPEYDLRDVEETVGVRVTSEEFEG; via the coding sequence ATGACTACGGTCTGTCTCGTCGGTGACCCCGAGACCGACCTCCGGTACGAGTTGCTCTCGCGGGAGACCGCACGGGACGCACTCGCCACCTACGACCTCCGCTCGCCGTTCGAGAACAGCATCGCCCTCGACACCGTCAGCCTCGGCGCGGCGGTGTCGCTGTGCAACGACCTCAACTGGTATCTCGTCCGGTTCGTCGACGAGGTGCTCATTATGGAGCCGTCTGTCTCGACCGAGGAGTGGCTATCGCGCGATCTCGCCACCGCCGTCCGCAACGACGCCATCCGCCGCGAGGAGACGGACCAGTTCCTGAAACTGTACGGCGTCGAGGAGAATCGCCTCGTCGAACCGATGTACCTCGCACGCAGCGACGACGCCGACCTCCCCGAGTACGACCTGCGCGACGTCGAGGAGACGGTCGGCGTGCGTGTCACCAGCGAGGAGTTCGAGGGCTGA
- a CDS encoding thioredoxin domain-containing protein encodes MSDPTARNRLADEASPYLRQHADNPVHWQPWDEAALSAARERDVPIFLSVGYSACHWCHVMEDESFEDEAVAEVLNEEFIPVKVDREERPDLDRVYQTVCQLVNGRGGWPLSAWLTPDGRPFYVGTYFPRDGRQGMPGFLEVCRNIANSWSDPDQRSDMEACADQWTDAARNEMASGGRSGPAGDGETAAAPPDPDVLSDAVTAALRSADREHGGFGRQGPKFPQTGRLHLLMQAYARSGREEPLNVAVETLDAMAHGGLYDHVGGGFHRYCTDREWVVPHFEKMLYDNAELARAYLDAHKLLGRPKYALVAQETLAFLDRELSHPDGGFYGTLDADSGEGEGEFYVWTPDSVADALEAAAGEGEAPADLASEETVDLVCERFGVDSAGNFEGGTTVLTRAATVDDLAEEFDLDTAQVRERLMHARTALFEYREQTRERPPRDEKVLAGWNGLAISAFAAGAQTLDPSLADRGESALGFVRDHLWDGDRLARRVIDTEEGADVQGIGYLEDYAYLGRGAFDLYAATGDVDHLAFAIDLARTVVDAFYDADEGTIFTTPEDAEDLVVRPQEPTDASTPSSLGVATRLLLDLDVFVPDDLEAVARDVLSSHADDVMASPLEHVTLAMAAARAESGPFELTLACEDLPDDWWDTLASRYLPGAIVARRPPTEAGLDSWLDRLGFDDAPPVWKGRDARDGSPTAYACRDFTCSPPNHDLRAALEWAAGE; translated from the coding sequence ATGAGTGATCCGACGGCGCGAAACCGGCTGGCAGACGAAGCCAGTCCGTACCTGCGCCAACATGCCGACAACCCGGTACACTGGCAGCCGTGGGACGAGGCGGCGCTGTCGGCCGCCCGCGAGCGAGACGTACCGATCTTCCTGTCGGTCGGCTACTCCGCGTGCCACTGGTGTCACGTGATGGAAGACGAGTCGTTCGAGGACGAAGCGGTCGCCGAGGTACTCAACGAGGAGTTCATCCCCGTGAAAGTCGACCGCGAGGAGCGCCCCGACCTCGACCGCGTGTATCAGACGGTGTGTCAACTGGTGAACGGCCGTGGTGGCTGGCCGCTGTCGGCGTGGCTCACGCCCGACGGCCGCCCCTTCTACGTCGGGACGTACTTCCCGCGCGACGGCCGCCAGGGGATGCCCGGCTTCCTGGAGGTGTGTCGCAACATCGCGAACTCCTGGAGCGACCCCGACCAGCGGAGCGATATGGAGGCCTGCGCCGACCAGTGGACCGACGCCGCTCGCAACGAGATGGCCTCCGGCGGCCGGAGCGGCCCGGCGGGAGACGGCGAGACGGCGGCCGCCCCACCGGACCCGGACGTGCTCTCGGACGCCGTCACCGCCGCTCTGCGGAGCGCCGACCGCGAACACGGCGGCTTCGGCCGACAGGGACCGAAGTTCCCGCAGACGGGACGCCTCCACCTCCTGATGCAGGCGTACGCGCGAAGTGGGCGCGAGGAACCGCTGAACGTCGCCGTCGAGACGCTCGACGCGATGGCTCACGGCGGCCTCTACGACCACGTCGGCGGCGGCTTCCACCGCTACTGCACCGACCGCGAGTGGGTCGTCCCCCACTTCGAGAAGATGCTGTACGACAACGCCGAACTCGCGCGAGCGTACCTCGACGCGCACAAACTCCTCGGTCGACCCAAGTACGCACTCGTCGCCCAGGAGACGCTGGCGTTCCTCGACCGGGAACTGTCGCACCCCGACGGCGGCTTCTACGGCACGCTCGACGCCGACTCCGGCGAAGGAGAGGGAGAGTTCTACGTTTGGACGCCCGATTCGGTCGCCGACGCCCTCGAGGCTGCCGCGGGCGAGGGCGAAGCGCCGGCGGACCTGGCGAGCGAGGAGACGGTCGACCTGGTCTGCGAGCGGTTCGGCGTCGACAGCGCGGGCAACTTCGAGGGCGGGACGACCGTGTTGACACGGGCGGCCACCGTCGACGATCTCGCGGAGGAGTTCGACCTCGACACCGCACAGGTCCGTGAGCGTCTGATGCACGCCCGCACCGCACTGTTCGAGTACCGCGAACAGACGCGCGAGCGGCCGCCACGCGACGAGAAGGTGCTGGCGGGGTGGAACGGACTCGCCATCTCCGCGTTCGCCGCCGGCGCACAGACGCTCGATCCGTCGCTGGCCGACCGCGGTGAGTCCGCGCTTGGCTTCGTTCGCGACCACTTGTGGGACGGCGACCGCCTCGCACGCCGCGTCATCGACACCGAGGAGGGCGCGGACGTGCAGGGCATCGGCTACCTCGAAGACTACGCGTATCTCGGCCGGGGCGCGTTCGACCTGTACGCCGCGACCGGCGACGTGGACCACCTCGCGTTCGCTATCGACCTGGCTCGAACCGTCGTCGACGCCTTCTACGACGCCGACGAGGGCACCATCTTCACCACGCCCGAGGACGCCGAGGACTTAGTCGTCAGGCCTCAAGAGCCGACCGATGCCTCGACGCCGTCGAGTCTGGGCGTGGCGACGCGGCTCCTCCTCGATTTGGACGTGTTCGTCCCCGACGATCTCGAGGCGGTCGCTCGCGACGTCCTCTCGTCGCACGCGGACGACGTGATGGCGTCGCCGCTGGAACACGTCACGCTGGCGATGGCTGCCGCCCGCGCCGAGAGCGGCCCGTTCGAACTCACGCTCGCGTGCGAGGACCTCCCCGACGATTGGTGGGACACGCTGGCGAGTCGCTACCTGCCAGGGGCTATCGTCGCCCGTCGGCCGCCGACCGAAGCGGGACTCGACTCGTGGCTCGACCGCCTCGGCTTCGACGACGCGCCGCCTGTTTGGAAGGGCCGAGACGCGCGTGACGGCTCGCCGACGGCGTACGCCTGCCGGGACTTCACCTGCTCACCGCCGAACCACGACCTCCGGGCGGCGCTGGAGTGGGCCGCCGGCGAGTGA
- the purD gene encoding phosphoribosylamine--glycine ligase yields MSETVLLVGGGGREHAIARSLADDVTLYACASNRNPGIASLAAGFETVGERDADAIVAYAEDVGADLAVIGPESALEAGVADALDDAGVYTFGPRAEEARIETDKAFQREFLDEHDIPGNADFATFDAAEAAAEYVENYDGDVAVKPVGLTGGKGVRVTGDQLTTEAAVEYILDAEWDEWVIEERLIGEEFTVQAFVANGEVRTTPAVQDHKRAYEGDEGPNTGGMGSYTDTGMTLPFMTDADYEAAVDTIEAVVDALPDYKGVLYGQFMLGADGPKVVEFNARFGDPEAMNTLPVLDTPFLDVLTAARDGDALPDLAFAEEATVCKYAVPAGYPVEPEAGARIEVDESSVGDALLYYASVDQREDGLYTTTSRSFAVVGRGDSIADAEAKAESALSMVEEGFHVRHDIGTAELVQSRIDHMAELRGE; encoded by the coding sequence ATGTCAGAGACGGTACTCCTCGTCGGCGGCGGCGGCCGCGAACACGCCATCGCTCGGTCGCTGGCCGACGACGTGACGCTGTACGCCTGTGCGAGCAACCGCAACCCCGGCATCGCGTCGCTCGCGGCGGGGTTCGAGACGGTCGGTGAACGCGACGCCGACGCCATCGTCGCGTACGCCGAAGACGTGGGCGCTGACCTGGCGGTCATCGGGCCGGAGTCGGCGCTGGAAGCGGGCGTCGCAGACGCCCTCGACGACGCCGGCGTCTACACGTTCGGCCCGCGTGCCGAGGAGGCTCGCATCGAGACGGACAAGGCGTTCCAGCGGGAGTTCCTCGACGAACACGACATCCCCGGCAACGCAGACTTCGCGACGTTCGACGCCGCGGAGGCGGCCGCCGAGTACGTCGAGAACTACGACGGCGACGTGGCGGTGAAGCCGGTCGGGCTCACCGGCGGGAAGGGCGTCCGCGTCACCGGCGACCAGTTGACGACGGAGGCGGCCGTCGAGTACATCCTCGACGCCGAGTGGGACGAGTGGGTCATCGAGGAGCGACTCATCGGCGAGGAGTTCACCGTGCAGGCGTTCGTCGCCAACGGCGAGGTGCGGACGACGCCCGCCGTCCAGGATCACAAGCGCGCCTACGAGGGCGACGAGGGCCCCAACACCGGCGGAATGGGGAGTTACACCGACACGGGGATGACGCTCCCGTTCATGACCGACGCCGACTACGAGGCGGCTGTCGACACCATCGAGGCCGTCGTCGACGCCCTCCCCGACTACAAAGGCGTCCTCTACGGCCAGTTCATGCTCGGGGCCGACGGCCCGAAGGTCGTCGAGTTCAACGCCCGCTTCGGCGACCCCGAGGCGATGAACACGCTGCCCGTCCTCGACACGCCGTTCCTCGACGTACTCACGGCCGCGCGTGACGGCGATGCGCTGCCCGACCTGGCGTTCGCCGAGGAGGCGACCGTCTGCAAGTACGCCGTCCCCGCGGGCTACCCGGTCGAACCCGAGGCGGGCGCACGCATCGAGGTAGACGAGTCCAGCGTCGGTGACGCGCTTCTGTACTACGCCAGCGTCGACCAGCGCGAGGACGGTCTGTACACGACCACCTCGCGGTCGTTCGCGGTCGTCGGCCGTGGCGACTCCATCGCCGACGCGGAGGCGAAAGCCGAGTCTGCCCTCTCGATGGTCGAGGAGGGGTTCCACGTCCGCCACGACATCGGCACCGCGGAGTTGGTGCAGTCGCGCATCGACCACATGGCCGAGTTGCGCGGCGAGTAG
- a CDS encoding acyltransferase yields MSSDDANRPASEDGPPARYDRLERHATPGGHNSLRYWTDAKSPLTVAVNYLVVWLIRISPSLRLKTRLLRLLGATVGDGVSWGLEATPDVFWPERITLGDDVIVGYDSVLLCHEFLQDEYRLGDIVVGDRAMLGANVTVLPGVHIGADAQVAANSLVADDVPAGVTVAGVPAKPVDRDEKDD; encoded by the coding sequence GTGAGTTCCGACGACGCCAACCGACCGGCGAGCGAGGACGGCCCGCCCGCCCGGTACGACCGCCTCGAACGGCACGCGACGCCCGGCGGCCACAACTCCCTGCGCTACTGGACGGACGCGAAGTCGCCGCTGACGGTGGCGGTGAACTACCTCGTCGTCTGGCTGATCCGCATCTCACCGAGTCTCCGACTCAAGACGCGGCTCCTGCGACTGCTGGGAGCGACCGTCGGCGACGGCGTCTCGTGGGGGCTGGAGGCGACGCCAGACGTGTTCTGGCCCGAGCGAATCACGCTCGGTGACGACGTCATCGTGGGCTACGACTCGGTGTTGCTGTGCCACGAGTTCCTCCAAGACGAGTACCGCCTCGGCGATATCGTCGTCGGCGACCGCGCGATGTTAGGCGCGAACGTCACGGTCTTGCCGGGGGTCCACATCGGCGCGGACGCGCAGGTCGCAGCGAACTCGCTGGTCGCCGACGACGTGCCTGCGGGTGTGACGGTCGCGGGCGTGCCAGCGAAACCGGTGGACCGCGACGAAAAAGACGACTGA
- a CDS encoding mechanosensitive ion channel family protein, protein MQTPTDTIWSALTSLPARIWLAFGVLLLGLVLGYLVVQVNRRLLKGAGVPETIEGTAFERTAREFGTSTVSLVANLSGYFIFILSVIVALTIAQVRYISTFWNRAAELLPALFLAVFVLIVGLVVGDKVELLINDRLRGVKLPQAGVVPMLAKWSVIFVAALVALGQVGVDTVALVVLLGTYGFALVLFSALAFRDLLASGAAGFYLLLQEPYSIGDRVRIGDTDGVVQEVNVFVTHVESDGAEYVVPNRRAFTEGIVRIRDQ, encoded by the coding sequence ATGCAAACACCGACCGACACCATCTGGTCGGCGCTGACGAGCCTTCCGGCACGAATCTGGCTCGCGTTCGGCGTCCTACTGCTCGGCCTCGTCCTCGGCTATCTCGTCGTGCAGGTGAACCGACGCCTCCTCAAGGGTGCGGGCGTCCCCGAGACCATCGAGGGGACCGCCTTCGAGCGGACGGCCCGCGAGTTCGGCACGTCGACCGTCTCGCTGGTCGCGAACCTCTCGGGGTACTTCATCTTCATCCTGAGCGTCATCGTGGCGCTCACTATCGCGCAGGTCCGCTACATCTCGACGTTCTGGAATCGGGCCGCAGAACTCCTCCCCGCGCTGTTTCTCGCTGTCTTCGTCCTCATCGTCGGTCTCGTCGTCGGCGATAAGGTCGAACTCCTGATCAACGACCGCCTGCGCGGCGTGAAACTCCCGCAGGCGGGCGTCGTCCCGATGCTCGCGAAGTGGTCGGTCATCTTCGTCGCCGCCCTCGTCGCACTCGGGCAGGTCGGCGTCGACACCGTCGCACTCGTCGTCCTCTTGGGAACGTACGGGTTCGCGCTGGTGCTGTTCAGCGCACTCGCGTTCCGTGACTTGCTCGCCTCGGGTGCCGCCGGCTTCTACCTCCTGTTGCAGGAACCGTACAGCATCGGCGACCGCGTCCGCATCGGCGACACCGACGGCGTCGTCCAAGAGGTGAACGTGTTCGTCACGCACGTCGAGAGCGACGGCGCAGAGTACGTCGTCCCGAACCGACGAGCGTTCACCGAGGGCATCGTCCGCATCCGCGACCAGTAA
- the dacZ gene encoding diadenylate cyclase DacZ: protein MTTSADLLTDLVADVDEVFLFSPTGSTYDDFREVDDEPVVVVAPEDDHDAERYVELPLEFDNVRDRIRFGIEGAMDHGFCAEGDVVACAVGVFGDPIDGVIRTPVTESMHSGIYDLFANSRADPNVVRDVFEVAIELGKKGQKGKPVGALFVVGDAGKVMNKSRPLSYNPFEKSHVHVGDPIVNVMLKEFSRLDGAFVISDSGKIVSAYRYLEPGAEGVDIPKGLGARHMAGGAITRDTNAIAIVLSESDGLVRAFKGGSLVLELDPEEY from the coding sequence ATGACTACCTCGGCCGACCTCCTCACCGACCTTGTCGCGGACGTCGACGAGGTGTTCCTGTTCTCGCCCACCGGTTCGACGTACGACGACTTCCGAGAAGTCGACGACGAACCCGTCGTCGTGGTCGCCCCCGAAGACGACCACGACGCCGAACGGTACGTCGAACTCCCCTTGGAGTTCGACAACGTCCGCGACCGCATCCGGTTCGGCATCGAAGGTGCGATGGACCACGGCTTCTGTGCGGAAGGCGACGTGGTGGCGTGCGCCGTCGGCGTGTTCGGCGACCCCATCGACGGCGTCATCCGAACGCCGGTCACGGAGTCGATGCACTCGGGCATCTACGACCTGTTCGCCAACTCCCGAGCGGACCCGAACGTCGTCCGCGACGTGTTCGAGGTCGCCATCGAACTCGGGAAGAAGGGACAGAAGGGCAAGCCCGTCGGGGCGTTGTTCGTCGTCGGCGACGCGGGGAAGGTGATGAACAAGTCGCGCCCGCTGAGTTACAACCCCTTCGAGAAGAGCCACGTCCACGTCGGCGACCCCATCGTGAACGTGATGCTCAAGGAGTTCTCGCGACTCGACGGCGCGTTCGTCATCTCCGACTCCGGAAAGATCGTCTCGGCGTACCGCTACCTCGAACCGGGCGCAGAGGGCGTCGACATTCCGAAGGGACTCGGCGCACGGCACATGGCCGGCGGCGCGATCACGCGCGACACCAACGCCATCGCCATCGTCCTCTCGGAGTCGGACGGTCTCGTTCGGGCGTTCAAGGGCGGGTCACTCGTCCTCGAACTCGACCCGGAGGAGTACTGA
- a CDS encoding bacterio-opsin activator domain-containing protein → MEVQGGNAISTVLDAFDTVETTEPMSTVEVAMALGVSRGVAYAKLDAAADAGLLESKKSPAGSRIWWAPVPRATTVGSERMLELGYRSRALASPFLGLFDREWTDDERDSAQPTVHASVDSVVTLRDGVLHYYTVHGVSASSCLETLRAIDGVTRARLLSTGGDVTRVEVRLESDRVSELFARFDGSVTRAELVDNEVHFVGTVPGTANVRAVTDAVVEAVPDAELVRQRVAYTPRLIRDIVTDALSEQQRASLEAAYHGGYFSVPRESTGAEIAESLGVTRQTFNHHLRRAELAVVDHLFSATAEDAL, encoded by the coding sequence ATGGAGGTTCAGGGAGGGAACGCAATCTCGACGGTACTCGACGCGTTCGACACCGTCGAAACGACAGAGCCGATGTCGACTGTCGAGGTGGCAATGGCGCTTGGCGTCTCCCGCGGTGTGGCGTACGCGAAACTCGACGCGGCGGCCGACGCTGGACTGCTTGAGAGCAAGAAGTCGCCCGCCGGAAGTCGAATCTGGTGGGCACCGGTTCCGAGAGCGACGACGGTCGGAAGCGAGCGAATGCTGGAGTTGGGGTATCGGTCACGAGCGCTCGCGTCGCCGTTTCTCGGTCTATTCGACCGCGAGTGGACAGACGACGAGAGAGACTCGGCGCAACCGACAGTTCACGCGAGCGTTGACTCGGTCGTCACACTTCGAGACGGGGTGCTCCACTACTACACCGTCCACGGCGTCTCCGCGTCGTCGTGTCTGGAGACGCTCCGGGCCATCGACGGTGTGACCCGCGCGCGGTTGCTCTCCACCGGGGGAGACGTCACCCGCGTCGAGGTTCGACTGGAGTCGGATCGCGTCTCGGAGTTGTTCGCGCGGTTCGACGGGTCGGTCACGCGTGCGGAACTCGTCGACAACGAGGTCCACTTCGTCGGGACCGTTCCCGGGACGGCGAACGTGCGTGCGGTGACCGATGCCGTCGTCGAGGCGGTCCCCGACGCGGAGTTGGTTCGCCAGCGAGTGGCGTACACGCCGCGACTCATCCGCGACATCGTCACCGACGCACTCTCCGAGCAACAACGGGCGTCGCTGGAAGCGGCGTACCACGGCGGCTACTTCTCAGTTCCCAGAGAGAGCACCGGCGCGGAGATTGCGGAGTCACTCGGTGTCACCCGACAGACGTTCAATCACCACCTCAGGCGCGCGGAACTCGCCGTCGTCGACCACTTGTTCTCCGCGACAGCAGAAGACGCACTCTGA
- a CDS encoding HalOD1 output domain-containing protein codes for MDESRERLGKVSIPATTEFDAVDSIEYEPTADSYRVIRRAAHPEPMAYAIVEAVCVVTEQTMLDIEPLHNAINPEALETLVTDAASGSTLVRFHYAGCEIEISGSGEIIVRAIRDQQTS; via the coding sequence ATGGATGAGAGCCGAGAGCGACTGGGGAAAGTCTCTATCCCCGCGACGACTGAGTTCGATGCTGTCGACAGCATCGAATACGAACCGACTGCGGATTCGTATCGTGTAATACGACGAGCAGCCCACCCCGAGCCGATGGCGTACGCCATCGTCGAGGCGGTCTGTGTCGTCACCGAGCAGACGATGCTGGATATCGAACCGCTTCACAACGCGATCAATCCGGAAGCGCTGGAGACGCTCGTAACGGACGCTGCGTCCGGATCGACCCTCGTGCGGTTTCACTACGCGGGCTGTGAGATCGAGATATCCGGAAGCGGCGAGATAATCGTGCGTGCGATACGCGATCAGCAGACGTCCTGA